The proteins below are encoded in one region of Megalops cyprinoides isolate fMegCyp1 chromosome 14, fMegCyp1.pri, whole genome shotgun sequence:
- the LOC118788728 gene encoding zinc finger E-box-binding homeobox 2-like isoform X2, with protein sequence MIYIEPACCRFKESSPCDLPSDPRLSMKPEIMADGPRCKRRKQANPRRKNVLNYENVVETGSETDEDDKLLVSEEEHGLLNGERGEGSPAGAPNREASPRPGHAPVTKEDEDMRDSGVDHDWPDSDMLRVSLDGTDEMKDEYDTMGPEATLETIGNGTVKNMDCTSEFEEFFAKRKLEESHGVSIEEYLQRSDTAIIYPEAPEELSRLGTPEANGQEENELQPGTPDAFAQLLTCPYCDRGYKRLTSLKEHIKYRHEKNEESFTCPLCSYSFAHRTQLERHMATHKPGREQHQLLTQGAGNRKFKCTECGKAFKYKHHLKEHLRIHSGEKPYECPNCKKRFSHSGSYSSHISSKKCIGLIAVNGRMRGGMKPGSSPTSASSSPTNSAITQLRHKLENGKPLGQDQAGHLDIKAEPLDFNDYKLMMASHGFGGGGPGPYTNGMGGGSPLGIHGTAQSPLAHMRMGMDSPMLGYPALSNNLSEVHRVLQIVDNTVCRQKMDCKPEDISKLKAYMKELGSQIEEQKQGLASSGVLPVALPVVGPNGATKSIIDYTLEKVNEAKACLQSLTADSKRQISNIKKEKSNHVLDIGGEDKVHEGNMPFTPFACQYCKETFPGPIPLHQHERYLCKMNEEIKAVLQPNDNLAPNKLGAFSDKRPFLLSSMLSEKGVANPLNPYKDHMSVLKAYFAMNMEPNSEELLKISIAVGLPQEFVKEWFEQRKVYQYGNARTPPLERSNAEVELAAANHTPAKDSITARSPVSLIKTTDRITSPSIAELHNNVNNCDTPLRLSRTAQFSGAKPTGEKLDHSRSNTPSPLNLSSTSSKNSHSSSYTPNSFTSEDLQAEPLDLSLPKLLREPKSIPTVKNRPKPNNITVDHNSVSSPREHLEEPLNLAYLKKEFAGCANGNSHNHNLEKSTSPMFGINPFGAKPLYTSLPPQGAFAPAPFMPPVQASIPGLRPYPGLDQMSFLPPMAYTYAAGAATFAEMQQRRKYQRKPGFQGELLDGTADYMSGLEDLTDAESCLSRKKIKKTESGMYACDLCDKTFQKSSSLLRHKYEHTGKRPHQCQICKKAFKHKHHLIEHSRLHSGEKPYQCDKCGKRFSHSGSYSQHMNHRYSYCKREAEEREAAEREAREKGHLEPTELLMNRAYLQGITPQGYSDLEGRDGILRGGAEGGARERQAEVEGTYGKMEEFEFEEEESEIKSMDTDPDTLGRDEEENGEHSMDESSVDGKTETKSDHEDNVEDGV encoded by the exons TGCTGAACTACGAGAACGTCGTGGAGACGGGCTCGGAGACGGACGAGGATGACAAGCTGCTGGTCTCGGAGGAGGAGCACGGCCTTCTCAacggggaaaggggggagggcaGCCCGGCAGGCGCGCCCAATCGCGAGGCCTCCCCGCGGCCGGGGCACGCGCCGGTGACCAAGGAGGACGAGGACATGAGGGACAGCGGGGTGGACCACGATTGGCCCGACAGCGATATGCTGCGAGTCTCATTGGACGGTACTG atgaaatgaaagatgAGTATGACACTATGGGGCCTGAAGCCACTCTTGAGACGATTGGAAACGGTACAG tgaaaaatatgGATTGCACTTCCGAATTCGAGGAGTTCTTTGCCAAACGGAAGCTGGAGGAGAGCCACGGAGTGAGCATCGAGGAGTACCTGCAGCGCAGCGACACTGCCATCATTTACCCAGAAGCCCCCGAGGAGCTGTCACGGCTGGGCACGCCCGAGGCCAACGGACAGGAAGAAAATG AGCTACAGCCCGGAACTCCGGACGCGTTCGCCCAGCTGTTGACCTGCCCCTACTGCGACCGCGGGTACAAGCGCCTGACGTCCCTCAAGGAGCACATCAAATACCGCCACGAGAAGAACGAGGAGAGCTTCACCTGCCCACTGTGCAGCTACTCCTTTGCTCACCGCACACAGCTGGAGAGGCATATGGCCACACACAAGCCGGGCCGAGAGCAG CACCAACTGCTGACCCAAGGGGCCGGTAACCGCAAGTTCAAATGCACAGAATGTGGCAAGGCCTTCAAATACAAACACCATCTGAAGGAACACCTGCGGATTCACAGCG GTGAGAAGCCGTACGAATGCCCAAACTGCAAGAAGCGCTTCTCCCACTCCGGCTCCTACAGCTCCCACATCAGCAGCAAGAAGTGCATTGGCCTGATCGCGGTCAACGGCCGAATGCGAGGGGGCATGAAGCCGGGCTCCTCGCCCACGTCAGCGtcctcctcccccaccaacTCCGCCATCACACAGCTGCGGCACAAGCTGGAGAATGGCAAGCCTCTGGGCCAGGACCAGGCCGGCCACCTCGACATCAAGGCAGAGCCGCTGGACTTCAATGACTACAAGCTCATGATGGCCTCCCACGGGTTCGGCGGCGGCGGGCCAGGGCCCTACACCAATGGGATGGGGGGCGGGAGCCCTCTGGGCATCCACGGCACGGCCCAGAGCCCCCTGGCGCACATGCGGATGGGCATGGACTCGCCGATGCTGGGCTACCCCGCCCTGAGCAACAACCTGAGCGAGGTGCACAGGGTCCTCCAAATTGTGGACAACACCGTGTGCCGGCAGAAGATGGACTGCAAGCCCGAGGACATCTCCAAGCTTAAGGCCTACATGAAGGAGCTTGGGTCACAGATCGAGGAGCAGAAGCAGGGCCTAGCGTCCTCCGGAGTTCTCCCAGTCGCTCTTCCAGTGGTCGGGCCCAATGGTGCCACCAAAAGCATCATCGACTACACACTAGAGAAGGTGAACGAAGCCAAAGCTTGCCTCCAGAGCTTGACCGCAGACTCAAAGAGACAGATTAGCAATATCAAAAAGGAAAAGTCCAATCACGTGTTAGACATTGGCGGAGAGGACAAGGTGCATGAAGGCAACATGCCGTTTACACCTTTCGCTTGCCAGTACTGCAAAGAAACTTTCCCAGGTCCAATTCCCTTACACCAGCACGAACGTTACCTGTGTAAAATGAACGAGGAGATTAAGGCAGTCCTGCAGCCTAACGACAACCTGGCGCCCAACAAGCTGGGGGCGTTCAGTGACAAGCGGCccttcctgctctcctccaTGCTCTCTGAGAAGGGGGTGGCGAACCCTCTCAACCCGTACAAGGACCACATGTCTGTGCTCAAAGCGTATTTCGCCATGAACATGGAGCCCAATTCAGAGGAACTACTGAAGATTTCCATAGCGGTCGGCCTCCCTCAGGAATTTGTGAAAGAGTGGTTCGAGCAGCGGAAAGTCTATCAGTACGGCAACGCCAGGACCCCGCCGTTAGAGCGTAGCAACGCAGAAGTGGAGCTAGCTGCCGCCAACCACACCCCGGCTAAAGACTCCATTACAGCCAGGTCGCCGGTGTCTTTGATTAAGACCACAGACCGGATCACGTCCCCCTCCATAGCGGAGCTCCACAACAATGTCAACAACTGTGACACCCCCCTCAGGCTTTCGAGAACCGCCCAGTTCTCTGGCGCCAAGCCAACGGGTGAGAAGTTGGACCACTCAAGGAGCAACACTCCTTCCCCCTTGAACCTCTCCTCCACGTCTTCGAAAAACTCCCACAGCAGCTCGTACACTCCAAACAGCTTCACCTCGGAGGACCTGCAGGCCGAACCGCTGGACCTGTCGTTGCCAAAACTGCTGAGGGAGCCCAAAAGCATCCCGACCGTAAAGAACAGGCCCAAACCCAACAACATTACCGTCGACCACAACAGCGTTTCCTCCCCGCGAGAGCACTTGGAGGAGCCCCTCAACTTGGCCTATCTGAAGAAGGAGTTCGCCGGCTGCGCCAACGGCAACAGCCACAACCACAACCTCGAGAAAAGCACTAGCCCCATGTTCGGTATTAACCCCTTCGGTGCCAAACCTTTGTACACGTCGCTTCCGCCACAGGGCGCGTTTGCTCCGGCCCCCTTCATGCCCCCAGTCCAAGCCAGCATCCCCGGGTTGAGGCCATACCCGGGACTGGATCAAATGAGCTTCCTACCGCCCATGGCCTACACTtatgcagcaggagcagctacTTTTGCTGAAATGCAGCAAAGGAGGAAATACCAGCGGAAACCAGGTTTCCAG GGGGAGTTGCTTGACGGAACAGCAGACTATATGTCAGGCTTGGAAGACCTGACGGACGCTGAGTCCTGTCTCTCGCGGAAGAAGATTAAGAAGACCGAAAGTGGTATGTACGCGTGTGACTTGTGCGACAAAACTTTCCAGAAGAGCAGTTCCCTTCTAAGACACAAATATGAACACACAG GTAAACGACCGCACCAGTGTCAAATCTGCAAGAAAGCGTTCAAACATAAGCACCACCTTATTGAGCATTCGAGACTACACTCAGGGGAGAAGCCGTACCAGTGCGACAAGTGTGGGAAACGCTTCTCCCACTCAGGCTCCTACTCCCAGCACATGAACCACCGCTACTCCTACTGCAAGCGGGAGGCTGAGGAGCGGGAGGCAGCCGAGAGGGAGGCGCGTGAGAAGGGCCATCTGGAGCCCACAGAGCTACTGATGAACCGGGCGTACTTACAGGGCATCACTCCTCAGGGTTATTCTGACCTGGAGGGGCGGGACGGCATTCTGAGGGGCGGGGCGGAGGGCGGGGCCAGAGAAAGGCAGGCGGAAGTGGAAGGAACGTACGGGAAGATGGAGGAGTTCGAATTCGAGGAAGAGGAGAGCGAGATCAAGAGCATGGACACGGACCCGGACACGCTGGGGAGGGACGAGGAGGAGAACGGAGAGCACTCGATGGACGAAAGCTCGGTGGATGGGAAAACGGAAACCAAATCAGACCACGAGGACAATGTGGAGGATGGCGTGTAA
- the LOC118788728 gene encoding zinc finger E-box-binding homeobox 2-like isoform X1, translated as MIYIEPACCRFKESSPCDLPSDPRLSMKPEIMADGPRCKRRKQANPRRKNAVLNYENVVETGSETDEDDKLLVSEEEHGLLNGERGEGSPAGAPNREASPRPGHAPVTKEDEDMRDSGVDHDWPDSDMLRVSLDGTDEMKDEYDTMGPEATLETIGNGTVKNMDCTSEFEEFFAKRKLEESHGVSIEEYLQRSDTAIIYPEAPEELSRLGTPEANGQEENELQPGTPDAFAQLLTCPYCDRGYKRLTSLKEHIKYRHEKNEESFTCPLCSYSFAHRTQLERHMATHKPGREQHQLLTQGAGNRKFKCTECGKAFKYKHHLKEHLRIHSGEKPYECPNCKKRFSHSGSYSSHISSKKCIGLIAVNGRMRGGMKPGSSPTSASSSPTNSAITQLRHKLENGKPLGQDQAGHLDIKAEPLDFNDYKLMMASHGFGGGGPGPYTNGMGGGSPLGIHGTAQSPLAHMRMGMDSPMLGYPALSNNLSEVHRVLQIVDNTVCRQKMDCKPEDISKLKAYMKELGSQIEEQKQGLASSGVLPVALPVVGPNGATKSIIDYTLEKVNEAKACLQSLTADSKRQISNIKKEKSNHVLDIGGEDKVHEGNMPFTPFACQYCKETFPGPIPLHQHERYLCKMNEEIKAVLQPNDNLAPNKLGAFSDKRPFLLSSMLSEKGVANPLNPYKDHMSVLKAYFAMNMEPNSEELLKISIAVGLPQEFVKEWFEQRKVYQYGNARTPPLERSNAEVELAAANHTPAKDSITARSPVSLIKTTDRITSPSIAELHNNVNNCDTPLRLSRTAQFSGAKPTGEKLDHSRSNTPSPLNLSSTSSKNSHSSSYTPNSFTSEDLQAEPLDLSLPKLLREPKSIPTVKNRPKPNNITVDHNSVSSPREHLEEPLNLAYLKKEFAGCANGNSHNHNLEKSTSPMFGINPFGAKPLYTSLPPQGAFAPAPFMPPVQASIPGLRPYPGLDQMSFLPPMAYTYAAGAATFAEMQQRRKYQRKPGFQGELLDGTADYMSGLEDLTDAESCLSRKKIKKTESGMYACDLCDKTFQKSSSLLRHKYEHTGKRPHQCQICKKAFKHKHHLIEHSRLHSGEKPYQCDKCGKRFSHSGSYSQHMNHRYSYCKREAEEREAAEREAREKGHLEPTELLMNRAYLQGITPQGYSDLEGRDGILRGGAEGGARERQAEVEGTYGKMEEFEFEEEESEIKSMDTDPDTLGRDEEENGEHSMDESSVDGKTETKSDHEDNVEDGV; from the exons CAGTGCTGAACTACGAGAACGTCGTGGAGACGGGCTCGGAGACGGACGAGGATGACAAGCTGCTGGTCTCGGAGGAGGAGCACGGCCTTCTCAacggggaaaggggggagggcaGCCCGGCAGGCGCGCCCAATCGCGAGGCCTCCCCGCGGCCGGGGCACGCGCCGGTGACCAAGGAGGACGAGGACATGAGGGACAGCGGGGTGGACCACGATTGGCCCGACAGCGATATGCTGCGAGTCTCATTGGACGGTACTG atgaaatgaaagatgAGTATGACACTATGGGGCCTGAAGCCACTCTTGAGACGATTGGAAACGGTACAG tgaaaaatatgGATTGCACTTCCGAATTCGAGGAGTTCTTTGCCAAACGGAAGCTGGAGGAGAGCCACGGAGTGAGCATCGAGGAGTACCTGCAGCGCAGCGACACTGCCATCATTTACCCAGAAGCCCCCGAGGAGCTGTCACGGCTGGGCACGCCCGAGGCCAACGGACAGGAAGAAAATG AGCTACAGCCCGGAACTCCGGACGCGTTCGCCCAGCTGTTGACCTGCCCCTACTGCGACCGCGGGTACAAGCGCCTGACGTCCCTCAAGGAGCACATCAAATACCGCCACGAGAAGAACGAGGAGAGCTTCACCTGCCCACTGTGCAGCTACTCCTTTGCTCACCGCACACAGCTGGAGAGGCATATGGCCACACACAAGCCGGGCCGAGAGCAG CACCAACTGCTGACCCAAGGGGCCGGTAACCGCAAGTTCAAATGCACAGAATGTGGCAAGGCCTTCAAATACAAACACCATCTGAAGGAACACCTGCGGATTCACAGCG GTGAGAAGCCGTACGAATGCCCAAACTGCAAGAAGCGCTTCTCCCACTCCGGCTCCTACAGCTCCCACATCAGCAGCAAGAAGTGCATTGGCCTGATCGCGGTCAACGGCCGAATGCGAGGGGGCATGAAGCCGGGCTCCTCGCCCACGTCAGCGtcctcctcccccaccaacTCCGCCATCACACAGCTGCGGCACAAGCTGGAGAATGGCAAGCCTCTGGGCCAGGACCAGGCCGGCCACCTCGACATCAAGGCAGAGCCGCTGGACTTCAATGACTACAAGCTCATGATGGCCTCCCACGGGTTCGGCGGCGGCGGGCCAGGGCCCTACACCAATGGGATGGGGGGCGGGAGCCCTCTGGGCATCCACGGCACGGCCCAGAGCCCCCTGGCGCACATGCGGATGGGCATGGACTCGCCGATGCTGGGCTACCCCGCCCTGAGCAACAACCTGAGCGAGGTGCACAGGGTCCTCCAAATTGTGGACAACACCGTGTGCCGGCAGAAGATGGACTGCAAGCCCGAGGACATCTCCAAGCTTAAGGCCTACATGAAGGAGCTTGGGTCACAGATCGAGGAGCAGAAGCAGGGCCTAGCGTCCTCCGGAGTTCTCCCAGTCGCTCTTCCAGTGGTCGGGCCCAATGGTGCCACCAAAAGCATCATCGACTACACACTAGAGAAGGTGAACGAAGCCAAAGCTTGCCTCCAGAGCTTGACCGCAGACTCAAAGAGACAGATTAGCAATATCAAAAAGGAAAAGTCCAATCACGTGTTAGACATTGGCGGAGAGGACAAGGTGCATGAAGGCAACATGCCGTTTACACCTTTCGCTTGCCAGTACTGCAAAGAAACTTTCCCAGGTCCAATTCCCTTACACCAGCACGAACGTTACCTGTGTAAAATGAACGAGGAGATTAAGGCAGTCCTGCAGCCTAACGACAACCTGGCGCCCAACAAGCTGGGGGCGTTCAGTGACAAGCGGCccttcctgctctcctccaTGCTCTCTGAGAAGGGGGTGGCGAACCCTCTCAACCCGTACAAGGACCACATGTCTGTGCTCAAAGCGTATTTCGCCATGAACATGGAGCCCAATTCAGAGGAACTACTGAAGATTTCCATAGCGGTCGGCCTCCCTCAGGAATTTGTGAAAGAGTGGTTCGAGCAGCGGAAAGTCTATCAGTACGGCAACGCCAGGACCCCGCCGTTAGAGCGTAGCAACGCAGAAGTGGAGCTAGCTGCCGCCAACCACACCCCGGCTAAAGACTCCATTACAGCCAGGTCGCCGGTGTCTTTGATTAAGACCACAGACCGGATCACGTCCCCCTCCATAGCGGAGCTCCACAACAATGTCAACAACTGTGACACCCCCCTCAGGCTTTCGAGAACCGCCCAGTTCTCTGGCGCCAAGCCAACGGGTGAGAAGTTGGACCACTCAAGGAGCAACACTCCTTCCCCCTTGAACCTCTCCTCCACGTCTTCGAAAAACTCCCACAGCAGCTCGTACACTCCAAACAGCTTCACCTCGGAGGACCTGCAGGCCGAACCGCTGGACCTGTCGTTGCCAAAACTGCTGAGGGAGCCCAAAAGCATCCCGACCGTAAAGAACAGGCCCAAACCCAACAACATTACCGTCGACCACAACAGCGTTTCCTCCCCGCGAGAGCACTTGGAGGAGCCCCTCAACTTGGCCTATCTGAAGAAGGAGTTCGCCGGCTGCGCCAACGGCAACAGCCACAACCACAACCTCGAGAAAAGCACTAGCCCCATGTTCGGTATTAACCCCTTCGGTGCCAAACCTTTGTACACGTCGCTTCCGCCACAGGGCGCGTTTGCTCCGGCCCCCTTCATGCCCCCAGTCCAAGCCAGCATCCCCGGGTTGAGGCCATACCCGGGACTGGATCAAATGAGCTTCCTACCGCCCATGGCCTACACTtatgcagcaggagcagctacTTTTGCTGAAATGCAGCAAAGGAGGAAATACCAGCGGAAACCAGGTTTCCAG GGGGAGTTGCTTGACGGAACAGCAGACTATATGTCAGGCTTGGAAGACCTGACGGACGCTGAGTCCTGTCTCTCGCGGAAGAAGATTAAGAAGACCGAAAGTGGTATGTACGCGTGTGACTTGTGCGACAAAACTTTCCAGAAGAGCAGTTCCCTTCTAAGACACAAATATGAACACACAG GTAAACGACCGCACCAGTGTCAAATCTGCAAGAAAGCGTTCAAACATAAGCACCACCTTATTGAGCATTCGAGACTACACTCAGGGGAGAAGCCGTACCAGTGCGACAAGTGTGGGAAACGCTTCTCCCACTCAGGCTCCTACTCCCAGCACATGAACCACCGCTACTCCTACTGCAAGCGGGAGGCTGAGGAGCGGGAGGCAGCCGAGAGGGAGGCGCGTGAGAAGGGCCATCTGGAGCCCACAGAGCTACTGATGAACCGGGCGTACTTACAGGGCATCACTCCTCAGGGTTATTCTGACCTGGAGGGGCGGGACGGCATTCTGAGGGGCGGGGCGGAGGGCGGGGCCAGAGAAAGGCAGGCGGAAGTGGAAGGAACGTACGGGAAGATGGAGGAGTTCGAATTCGAGGAAGAGGAGAGCGAGATCAAGAGCATGGACACGGACCCGGACACGCTGGGGAGGGACGAGGAGGAGAACGGAGAGCACTCGATGGACGAAAGCTCGGTGGATGGGAAAACGGAAACCAAATCAGACCACGAGGACAATGTGGAGGATGGCGTGTAA
- the LOC118788728 gene encoding zinc finger E-box-binding homeobox 2-like isoform X3 encodes MKPEIMADGPRCKRRKQANPRRKNAVLNYENVVETGSETDEDDKLLVSEEEHGLLNGERGEGSPAGAPNREASPRPGHAPVTKEDEDMRDSGVDHDWPDSDMLRVSLDGTDEMKDEYDTMGPEATLETIGNGTVKNMDCTSEFEEFFAKRKLEESHGVSIEEYLQRSDTAIIYPEAPEELSRLGTPEANGQEENELQPGTPDAFAQLLTCPYCDRGYKRLTSLKEHIKYRHEKNEESFTCPLCSYSFAHRTQLERHMATHKPGREQHQLLTQGAGNRKFKCTECGKAFKYKHHLKEHLRIHSGEKPYECPNCKKRFSHSGSYSSHISSKKCIGLIAVNGRMRGGMKPGSSPTSASSSPTNSAITQLRHKLENGKPLGQDQAGHLDIKAEPLDFNDYKLMMASHGFGGGGPGPYTNGMGGGSPLGIHGTAQSPLAHMRMGMDSPMLGYPALSNNLSEVHRVLQIVDNTVCRQKMDCKPEDISKLKAYMKELGSQIEEQKQGLASSGVLPVALPVVGPNGATKSIIDYTLEKVNEAKACLQSLTADSKRQISNIKKEKSNHVLDIGGEDKVHEGNMPFTPFACQYCKETFPGPIPLHQHERYLCKMNEEIKAVLQPNDNLAPNKLGAFSDKRPFLLSSMLSEKGVANPLNPYKDHMSVLKAYFAMNMEPNSEELLKISIAVGLPQEFVKEWFEQRKVYQYGNARTPPLERSNAEVELAAANHTPAKDSITARSPVSLIKTTDRITSPSIAELHNNVNNCDTPLRLSRTAQFSGAKPTGEKLDHSRSNTPSPLNLSSTSSKNSHSSSYTPNSFTSEDLQAEPLDLSLPKLLREPKSIPTVKNRPKPNNITVDHNSVSSPREHLEEPLNLAYLKKEFAGCANGNSHNHNLEKSTSPMFGINPFGAKPLYTSLPPQGAFAPAPFMPPVQASIPGLRPYPGLDQMSFLPPMAYTYAAGAATFAEMQQRRKYQRKPGFQGELLDGTADYMSGLEDLTDAESCLSRKKIKKTESGMYACDLCDKTFQKSSSLLRHKYEHTGKRPHQCQICKKAFKHKHHLIEHSRLHSGEKPYQCDKCGKRFSHSGSYSQHMNHRYSYCKREAEEREAAEREAREKGHLEPTELLMNRAYLQGITPQGYSDLEGRDGILRGGAEGGARERQAEVEGTYGKMEEFEFEEEESEIKSMDTDPDTLGRDEEENGEHSMDESSVDGKTETKSDHEDNVEDGV; translated from the exons CAGTGCTGAACTACGAGAACGTCGTGGAGACGGGCTCGGAGACGGACGAGGATGACAAGCTGCTGGTCTCGGAGGAGGAGCACGGCCTTCTCAacggggaaaggggggagggcaGCCCGGCAGGCGCGCCCAATCGCGAGGCCTCCCCGCGGCCGGGGCACGCGCCGGTGACCAAGGAGGACGAGGACATGAGGGACAGCGGGGTGGACCACGATTGGCCCGACAGCGATATGCTGCGAGTCTCATTGGACGGTACTG atgaaatgaaagatgAGTATGACACTATGGGGCCTGAAGCCACTCTTGAGACGATTGGAAACGGTACAG tgaaaaatatgGATTGCACTTCCGAATTCGAGGAGTTCTTTGCCAAACGGAAGCTGGAGGAGAGCCACGGAGTGAGCATCGAGGAGTACCTGCAGCGCAGCGACACTGCCATCATTTACCCAGAAGCCCCCGAGGAGCTGTCACGGCTGGGCACGCCCGAGGCCAACGGACAGGAAGAAAATG AGCTACAGCCCGGAACTCCGGACGCGTTCGCCCAGCTGTTGACCTGCCCCTACTGCGACCGCGGGTACAAGCGCCTGACGTCCCTCAAGGAGCACATCAAATACCGCCACGAGAAGAACGAGGAGAGCTTCACCTGCCCACTGTGCAGCTACTCCTTTGCTCACCGCACACAGCTGGAGAGGCATATGGCCACACACAAGCCGGGCCGAGAGCAG CACCAACTGCTGACCCAAGGGGCCGGTAACCGCAAGTTCAAATGCACAGAATGTGGCAAGGCCTTCAAATACAAACACCATCTGAAGGAACACCTGCGGATTCACAGCG GTGAGAAGCCGTACGAATGCCCAAACTGCAAGAAGCGCTTCTCCCACTCCGGCTCCTACAGCTCCCACATCAGCAGCAAGAAGTGCATTGGCCTGATCGCGGTCAACGGCCGAATGCGAGGGGGCATGAAGCCGGGCTCCTCGCCCACGTCAGCGtcctcctcccccaccaacTCCGCCATCACACAGCTGCGGCACAAGCTGGAGAATGGCAAGCCTCTGGGCCAGGACCAGGCCGGCCACCTCGACATCAAGGCAGAGCCGCTGGACTTCAATGACTACAAGCTCATGATGGCCTCCCACGGGTTCGGCGGCGGCGGGCCAGGGCCCTACACCAATGGGATGGGGGGCGGGAGCCCTCTGGGCATCCACGGCACGGCCCAGAGCCCCCTGGCGCACATGCGGATGGGCATGGACTCGCCGATGCTGGGCTACCCCGCCCTGAGCAACAACCTGAGCGAGGTGCACAGGGTCCTCCAAATTGTGGACAACACCGTGTGCCGGCAGAAGATGGACTGCAAGCCCGAGGACATCTCCAAGCTTAAGGCCTACATGAAGGAGCTTGGGTCACAGATCGAGGAGCAGAAGCAGGGCCTAGCGTCCTCCGGAGTTCTCCCAGTCGCTCTTCCAGTGGTCGGGCCCAATGGTGCCACCAAAAGCATCATCGACTACACACTAGAGAAGGTGAACGAAGCCAAAGCTTGCCTCCAGAGCTTGACCGCAGACTCAAAGAGACAGATTAGCAATATCAAAAAGGAAAAGTCCAATCACGTGTTAGACATTGGCGGAGAGGACAAGGTGCATGAAGGCAACATGCCGTTTACACCTTTCGCTTGCCAGTACTGCAAAGAAACTTTCCCAGGTCCAATTCCCTTACACCAGCACGAACGTTACCTGTGTAAAATGAACGAGGAGATTAAGGCAGTCCTGCAGCCTAACGACAACCTGGCGCCCAACAAGCTGGGGGCGTTCAGTGACAAGCGGCccttcctgctctcctccaTGCTCTCTGAGAAGGGGGTGGCGAACCCTCTCAACCCGTACAAGGACCACATGTCTGTGCTCAAAGCGTATTTCGCCATGAACATGGAGCCCAATTCAGAGGAACTACTGAAGATTTCCATAGCGGTCGGCCTCCCTCAGGAATTTGTGAAAGAGTGGTTCGAGCAGCGGAAAGTCTATCAGTACGGCAACGCCAGGACCCCGCCGTTAGAGCGTAGCAACGCAGAAGTGGAGCTAGCTGCCGCCAACCACACCCCGGCTAAAGACTCCATTACAGCCAGGTCGCCGGTGTCTTTGATTAAGACCACAGACCGGATCACGTCCCCCTCCATAGCGGAGCTCCACAACAATGTCAACAACTGTGACACCCCCCTCAGGCTTTCGAGAACCGCCCAGTTCTCTGGCGCCAAGCCAACGGGTGAGAAGTTGGACCACTCAAGGAGCAACACTCCTTCCCCCTTGAACCTCTCCTCCACGTCTTCGAAAAACTCCCACAGCAGCTCGTACACTCCAAACAGCTTCACCTCGGAGGACCTGCAGGCCGAACCGCTGGACCTGTCGTTGCCAAAACTGCTGAGGGAGCCCAAAAGCATCCCGACCGTAAAGAACAGGCCCAAACCCAACAACATTACCGTCGACCACAACAGCGTTTCCTCCCCGCGAGAGCACTTGGAGGAGCCCCTCAACTTGGCCTATCTGAAGAAGGAGTTCGCCGGCTGCGCCAACGGCAACAGCCACAACCACAACCTCGAGAAAAGCACTAGCCCCATGTTCGGTATTAACCCCTTCGGTGCCAAACCTTTGTACACGTCGCTTCCGCCACAGGGCGCGTTTGCTCCGGCCCCCTTCATGCCCCCAGTCCAAGCCAGCATCCCCGGGTTGAGGCCATACCCGGGACTGGATCAAATGAGCTTCCTACCGCCCATGGCCTACACTtatgcagcaggagcagctacTTTTGCTGAAATGCAGCAAAGGAGGAAATACCAGCGGAAACCAGGTTTCCAG GGGGAGTTGCTTGACGGAACAGCAGACTATATGTCAGGCTTGGAAGACCTGACGGACGCTGAGTCCTGTCTCTCGCGGAAGAAGATTAAGAAGACCGAAAGTGGTATGTACGCGTGTGACTTGTGCGACAAAACTTTCCAGAAGAGCAGTTCCCTTCTAAGACACAAATATGAACACACAG GTAAACGACCGCACCAGTGTCAAATCTGCAAGAAAGCGTTCAAACATAAGCACCACCTTATTGAGCATTCGAGACTACACTCAGGGGAGAAGCCGTACCAGTGCGACAAGTGTGGGAAACGCTTCTCCCACTCAGGCTCCTACTCCCAGCACATGAACCACCGCTACTCCTACTGCAAGCGGGAGGCTGAGGAGCGGGAGGCAGCCGAGAGGGAGGCGCGTGAGAAGGGCCATCTGGAGCCCACAGAGCTACTGATGAACCGGGCGTACTTACAGGGCATCACTCCTCAGGGTTATTCTGACCTGGAGGGGCGGGACGGCATTCTGAGGGGCGGGGCGGAGGGCGGGGCCAGAGAAAGGCAGGCGGAAGTGGAAGGAACGTACGGGAAGATGGAGGAGTTCGAATTCGAGGAAGAGGAGAGCGAGATCAAGAGCATGGACACGGACCCGGACACGCTGGGGAGGGACGAGGAGGAGAACGGAGAGCACTCGATGGACGAAAGCTCGGTGGATGGGAAAACGGAAACCAAATCAGACCACGAGGACAATGTGGAGGATGGCGTGTAA